A window of the Vespula vulgaris chromosome 6, iyVesVulg1.1, whole genome shotgun sequence genome harbors these coding sequences:
- the LOC127064791 gene encoding uncharacterized protein LOC127064791 — MTLKETDYFEKYSSILNEHLFTFIGLSSYIKSPKELLRVHLINFVLAFATFMQFLELYFLYKLGPKRQLRVIVKVLQTFLPTICFSTCYYYNLIHNYAKIKLIVNHIKRDWKELKDEHELITMKKYANKSRLWSMCILSKNCYFAEYGIRLDCHCYKEL; from the exons ATGACTTTGAAAGAAACAGATTACTTTGAGAAATATTCCAGTATTCTTAATGAACATTTATTTACGTTCATTGGTTTATcttcttatataaaatcacCGAAAGAATTGTTACGTGTTCATTTGATAAATTTCGTTTTAGCGTTTGCTACTTTCATGCAG tttttagagttgtattttttgtataaactGGGACCAAAAAGACAACTCAGAGTGATCGTCAAAGTACTTCAAACGTTCCTTCCAACCATTTGCTTTTCgacttgttattattataatcttatTCATAATTATGCAAAG ataaaGTTAATAGTAAATCATATTAAACGCGATTGGAAAGAATTGAAGGACGAGCACGAATTAATTACGATGAAGAAATACGCGAATAAAAGTAGATTATGGTCAATGTGCATTCTAT CAAAAAATTGTTACTTCGCTGAATATGGAATACGATTGGATTGTCACTGTTATAAGGAGCTATGA